CGGACCAGCCGCCCTCGACGGGCAGCCGGGACAGGCGGGGATGGGTCGCCAGCCCGGCATCCAGCGCGGCGAGGTTGGCGCGGAGGCGCCCGAGCACCTGAGCTCGGATTCCGGGGGCCAGCGCCAGGAGCGTCGGCGCCGCGGCCTGCGCGGGAGAGGACACGGAGAGATATTGATCTGCCAGAAAAGCGAGGGCCTCCAGGCTCGCGGCGGTTTGGGGGCCTCGCACCGCGATCCAGCCGAGCTTCAGCTGCGGCAGGGCCGCCACCTTGCTGAGGCCCGACAGCAGGAAGACCGGGCAGGGCGGCTGGGCATCGGCCAGGGCCGTGGGAAGGTGATCCTCCGGGGCCTCGAGCGGGTAATCCACGAAGACCTCGTCCACCAGGAGGGCCAGGCCGCGCCGGGCGCAGAGCTCCGTGAGTCCCTGCCATTCCGGTTTGGACAGGAAATGTCCCGTGGGATTGTTCGGATTCACCACGATGACGGCGCGGGTGCGGGGACCCACCGCGGCTTCCAGAGCCCCCAGATCCAGATGCCAGCGGTCATGGAAGTAGGACGGTACGGGCCGCGCTTGCAGACCCTCAAGCCGGGCCAGCCAGTCGAACAGCGGATAGCTGGGACTGGGCACCAGCACCTCGTCACCGGGATCACCCAGCAGCTTGAACAGCAGTCCGTAACCTTCGCTGGTGGAGGCCGTGAGCAGCAGTTCCTCCGCTCGGAGGCCGTGGCCATGGTGGGCCGCGATGGCCTCCCGGGCGGTCCGTGTTCCTTGGGGATCGGGATCGTAGGCCAGCACCGAGGGCGCGGACAAGGCCGCGCGGATCTCGGCTTCCGGGTAGGCGAAGCCGCAGCGCGTGGGGTTCGACACCGTGAGATCGAGGATCGGATGGCCCGCCGCGCGCAGGCGACCCAACGCAGCCGACAGGGCATTCGGATCGAATCCGGACGGCAGGCGGGAGGAGAGGCGCATGGAATCAGGGTAGACGAACTGCCCTTCGGCCGACGGGAAGGGCCGGGACGGCCTGATCTTGTCTTTCCATGGATAATCGGGAAAACCCAGGAGGCTCCCATGGCAAAGACACCGAAGGTCGCGGTGCTGTTGGCGGGCTGCGGCCATCTCGACGGCGCGGAGGTGCGCGAGGCGGTGCTGGCCCTGTTGGCCCTGGATCAGCACGGTGCGGCCTTCCAGTGCATCGCACCCAACGCGGATCAGTACCATGTCGTCGACCATGCCACCGGCCGCCCCGTGCCCGGTGCCCGGCGCAACATCCTGGAAGAGGCCAGCCGCATCGCGCGTATGGGCCAGTGCCTGGACCTGGCTTCGGCCGCGGCCGGCGACTACGATGCGCTGGTGATGCCGGGCGGTTATGGGGTGGCCAAGAACCACTGCACCTTCGCCATCAAGGGCGCGGAGGCCGAAGTGCGGCCCGATGTGGCCGCCTTCATCCGGGGATTCTTCGATGCGGGCAAGCCGGTGGGGGCCATCTGCATCGCGCCGGCCCTGGTGGCCCTGGCACTGTCGGGGCGGGGGGCCGCCGAGCTCACCCTGGGCAATGATGCCGGCTGCGCCGAGGCCATGAGAACGCTCGGCCACCATCACAAGGACACCCCGAACGCGCGGGAGATCGTGGTCGACGAGGTCCATAAGCTCGTCACCACCCCCGCCTACATGTTCGACGATGCGAAGCTGAGCGATGTCTGGATCGGCATCGAACGCTGCGTGGCGGAAGTGCTGAAGCGCTGC
The window above is part of the Geothrix sp. genome. Proteins encoded here:
- a CDS encoding pyridoxal phosphate-dependent aminotransferase, translated to MRLSSRLPSGFDPNALSAALGRLRAAGHPILDLTVSNPTRCGFAYPEAEIRAALSAPSVLAYDPDPQGTRTAREAIAAHHGHGLRAEELLLTASTSEGYGLLFKLLGDPGDEVLVPSPSYPLFDWLARLEGLQARPVPSYFHDRWHLDLGALEAAVGPRTRAVIVVNPNNPTGHFLSKPEWQGLTELCARRGLALLVDEVFVDYPLEAPEDHLPTALADAQPPCPVFLLSGLSKVAALPQLKLGWIAVRGPQTAASLEALAFLADQYLSVSSPAQAAAPTLLALAPGIRAQVLGRLRANLAALDAGLATHPRLSRLPVEGGWSVLLRRPAVDGDEACALRLLEAASVLVHPGSFFDLPGDGHLVLSLLTPEPLFRDGLDRIFPLV
- the elbB gene encoding isoprenoid biosynthesis glyoxalase ElbB, translated to MAKTPKVAVLLAGCGHLDGAEVREAVLALLALDQHGAAFQCIAPNADQYHVVDHATGRPVPGARRNILEEASRIARMGQCLDLASAAAGDYDALVMPGGYGVAKNHCTFAIKGAEAEVRPDVAAFIRGFFDAGKPVGAICIAPALVALALSGRGAAELTLGNDAGCAEAMRTLGHHHKDTPNAREIVVDEVHKLVTTPAYMFDDAKLSDVWIGIERCVAEVLKRC